Genomic window (Notolabrus celidotus isolate fNotCel1 chromosome 15, fNotCel1.pri, whole genome shotgun sequence):
GGGTGAATTGTCAACAATGATGACGTTGCTGAGCTCTCGTCCGAGCCGGCTGAGGTCTTTGACGTAGTTCCCTCTGTGAAAAACGCAGGACTCTCTGAAGAGCCGCGCTCGAAACACGCCCCACTGGTCCAGCAGGTCTGCCACAGGGTCTGCATACTGtccaagacaaacaaacacaaagatgttACTCTGCTCATTAAAACACTGAGCAGGTCCTGAATTGAACTGCTACTAAACTACAAAATGCACATTATATATTATACTGCATGTACTGTGATGGCTTGACTAACGGAACAGCTCTTAAGTGCTACTCTATTATGCAAAGCAGCTCAGTGTACACAGCTGTTCACCTGATGGGGAGATGCCTCAGGAAATACTACACTACAGAACAAGCACCACGGACACCTAAGGCAGCTTTAACGTCAGCATGAGGAGCATTTGCTACACATGAGGCCCTGAATATGCTTATTTCTCTGACTCATCGAACTTACCCATACGTTATTGGCTaagatgcaaaaacacacagagagtgaaGCAGAGAAGCGTGAAAGTCAGACAGCaaacacagattaaaaaaaaaacacagagaaaaagaagaactaggaaatgaaaaatgtttgtcCATGTTGGCATTGGCTTGTTGCCAAAACTTATGTCAGGACGGGCTAAACTTACCTTGGCAAGACTGGCTGTAAAGAGCACACATTCAAAGAGCTCGCCCATCTTTTGAAGAAACTCGTCCACATGGGGTCGCTTCAGCACATAAACCTGCAGAATGAAGCAGAATTTAGGCACATGTTAgaggaaaacacacagcagaggctgacattttttcGGGAGTCCCACGGGTCATTGGATTCCCGCGGGATGGGAGTCAAATTTGTTATTAATCACAGGATTGGGACGGTACAGGATAAAAGTTAACGGGAGCAGACGGGAGCTGGAAGGTCTAAGGGACTGTTGTTAAATCTTACTTGTGGCAGCATGACGTTTTCTCTGTTCActgtgtgtaaactgtaaatattagcacacagtttacacacctgcaccctTATTTAATGTGTGAATCTTTCCTGCTCTCCACTTCAGCTCTGaaatttcccctttttttcctccagtgcaTTAACTCCATCTCATAAAGGTGTCCACGTGTGCCAGCAGTAAATGGCATGACATCGGCATGGTCAGAATCCCtcattattaagtttagttgtatttttgtcactttgaagctgcagacctgaacagctgatcagtgcactgcaggcggaggagcacgtCCGTGTTGTGTCcgtaaataatgcaaaaacaaatgtgagGTGAAAGTGAAGGGCTGACAAAAATCACAGGTGGAGTGTACACCTAACccgagatgagtgctcgggtGAGGTTGTCCAATACTCAGGTACAGTATGTGAATTGTGAAGGTAATGCCTCTATGCACTTTTGTTCATTGAGCTATGTATTGCCTACAGactaaaagaaggaaaaaaagggagtggtacaggagcgggagtcattctgaatggcaGCAGGATGGGAGTGGGAGTCATTTTACCAGGACTGGGACGGGACAAGATTTTTTCTGTGGGAGTGGGTTGGAACAGGGGTGAAAATCCACTCTCCTGTCACTCTCTAGTACATGGTGAAACACAAGTGACAAACAAATGCCAAACTAACAGCACTTGATAAAATCTTTAGAGTTCATTTCATTGCTTCATAAATGCTGTTACTCAATTCTTGTCTCAACAACTCCTCTCTAAAAAGtcatcactcactcactcagttTAGGTGCTTCCTCTTTGCCAGGCGGCTGCCACCCAGTACAAGTAATCATGAATAGGCCAACCAGGATATGCACAGCCTATCCTGGATTACTTGAATTGGATCACAGCCATTCTCTTAGGGTCCATCACATGTATGGAACAGTTGCCCCCAATGAAAAGATATGCTTACCTAACAATGActtttgattgtgtgtgtgtgttacctggtgAACGGTACCATCGATCTCCACTGGAACAACGAAATCAGCATTACTGATGGGCTGtgagaggaaacacaacagGGCATCAGAGGCATCAGAGGCATCAAATTGGTGCTGTAGTACCTTAACTGACCAGCAGAGGTCCTGCTTGGCGCACTAACATTCTACATTCCTCAGATAGTCATCTCTTTggcagaaagaagaaaggatcAGCTTTTCagccaaacaaaaacatcctcaCGTCCTTGTTGTAGCAACCTTTTTAGTAATctaatcaaacaaacaacaaggtgGTCATCGTCAGACTGGGGGGGGTAGAGACGGATGAAGAGGACAACAATCATCCTAAAATATGTCTGTGTGTTATGATGCTTGTTACAGCTTAAAGGGAATCTGTGTATGGCTCATCAGCTGATCCTGCTTCTACCCTAACTGCACAATCAGTGAAGTAATACTGCCGCTGTTGTTACTACAGCACACCTCCACCACCTGCTCCTCTCCTGGCTGTGTTTACTCAGTGATCTAATGGTCTGACACAGCTTTGACTTCTAGCAGGTTATTGGCTGCGGTTTGGATATAAAAAGTCAGTGAGGCAGCATGGAGCTCTCTTGTTGCTAAACAAATCAAACTGTACGCTTTAAAAAGTTACGCAAACAGCATCATAATgtaggattttttttcctgtttacaaattaattgtattgttttgatgGTGAAGACAGCTGACAGCtcacaatcacacactgacagcatATTTTTATGGAATTGTGCACAACAACAGCAAACTTCAAACCCTGAAGTCAAGCCTCTTCTTACCTTGAACGAGCTGTGGACGAGTGTCTCATCCAAGTCAATCACCACACACTTTTTGCCGTAGTCTGATATTATCATCTCAGGTAGGAGGTATTTGGCTGGTGGCTGGGTGGGATAAGACAAGGCAGATAATGTCAGACATTTGGAAagagatggagatgaagagtcgatgagaaagaaagatggagagatttATTTACAACAAAAGAACATCTTAGTTTGGCAAACTTAATGTCCAAGGCTGAGCAGAAAGCAAACACTGTGTTAGAACGAGCGTCTCCATGAGTGACAATGCAGCTGGATAAAGCAGTGTCTTAGATGATGCATTAATGGACCCATCAATTAAAAATACCCCCCCCAGAAGCACATGATTCTCCCCCTTCACAGCCACTTCACTCATAGGCAGTGAGGCCGGGCTAAGACTTGAGGAGTTTGAGGTAAACTGGGGAAGTTGGAGGCTTTACAGACTCAGTCTAAAACCTCACAAACAACCAGCAGACTCATCAGGCGTTCTAATTAGATCAAATATGGTTTGTACTTGGGATGATGATTACAGAGCTAATATTACTTCaatccaagatggcgccgcAGATGGCGAACTTAGTGTGGAGCTCCTTGGTACTTTTGTTGTTTtacctcataaccatgtgcaatattgtaaattattccataacatatcttattattatattcatctactacatgtgcactctgggtAAGGCTGATTTAACTTatgtcatgtctttaaaagtacttcttcacctttctttgtacagatagtgtttttatttttatttagaatttttggatatgtgtttaggtttatatatttattgtccttactgtcttgttgtgtccttactgtcttgttgttaagtaccagtgttccattcaccatgtcaaattctgtgtgtgtgcgagctcacttggcaataaagctttcttgaaccTTGAATCTTGAATTAGCTAAATAACAGGTGCAAACACTCGTTCAGTTCTTTGTGAAGTTCTTTGGTAGTTCTTTCCTACCAAGCCAAATCTGTATCAAGACTCTTCAGCCTGTTAAAATCTGCTTTACGTGAGATCAGACACGATCACTTGACGTATGTTACTCCCTTGAATGCACACAACATTTATAATAATCGTTAAATGCTGTATTTGCTATTGCACCATtattttcattccctgcatACTTAGTATTTGGTCAAATCTTAAGTTTCtcaagatcattttaaaaactttttctAACTCCTTTAAATATCCTGAGCTTTTTCTAGAGATCTGTGGATAATACACTTTAACACATGCTCTCAGAATTAGGCCACGCAAAGGCTGCTGCTTAGTTTCATTTAAATCAGTGAAAATTAAACCCTATCAGTTTGGGAATTATTATAAACCTCAAACATGATAGGATCAAGTCATGAGAGGGAGTGTGCTTCTTACAGagcattattttaaaaaccctTCACTTATTATTATCCAAGAGTTTACCTTCAcacattttaatgttcttttacttgtttttaaagcttttaacagccttgctcctacatacatcactgatctcctgtcattttatgttccagcccgatcactgaggtcctcaaatgcttcccttttaaatgtcgtgtgtctcacacaaggagagagagaggtttctgtttttatgcccctaagctctagaactctctgcctctggatatTAAAACAGTGAGCTGTTGTAAGATATACTTAATTTTAGTTCTTTaactttaattgctaataaccttttaataattgctatttcataggctcttgtttgcttttatactgttttgcactgtctactttgctgctgtaacacttaaatttcccttttgtgggacaaataaaggatattttatcttatcttataatcatgccttttataatttgaccattgctgttgttttctgtctctgttttcctgtgaagcactttgagctaTATAAACAAAGTTGACTTGAGCTGTAGGGATGTTGTGTCTGATCTGTTAATCAAACAACCAAGTAACATAAAGGTCATCCTTGACTGACAggataaaactgttaaacttCTTAAAGGAATTAATCCCAACCACTTGAAGCGCTTTAATGTTATTCAGTTGCATGGATCAGTAGCACAGTAAGTGGCTTTACGTCTTGCTTGGAAGCACCTGATTAATAGAAAGACTTGTAAACTGAACTTGTTAGACAGTTAGTGTCACACTATTTCTGAGAGCATACCAACCACAGAGTGTCACTCATGCAGATCAGGCACTGAGGCACCTTTTAAACCCACAGGTGAAAGAACACCTTCCAAAAGCCAGTGCAACGATCAGCTGAAAATGAACCGCAGAACGATAACAGAGCGAAAGCTCTCTGAGGAGCACTGGAGCCCACACAGACAGGATGTGCCAGCACCAGCCCACTCAGCCTGCATGCAgaggaaaagaaataaaaggcgATACATACACTAGGGACAGGGATGACCTCGacctggtcacactataacacaagagagacagacacacatacaaaaacaggGTGAGGGGTAGGAAGGACAACAACAAAAGGAGACAAAAAAGTCCacagagaaaaggaaacaaagatgaAGAGTTTATTTTGTGGGGCAGCAGCTCACCTTGGGTGGAGACCCGTTCTCCTCCACAGGTGGAGGCAGGGAgctggtgttggtgttgttggCTGGCGGGTCCACATTGTAATTGCGGAAGCAGCAGAAGAATGTGCTGAAGATGCTCCGGCTCCTCTGCTTCTTTAGGCTGCTGTTCGACTGGGACGCTGTCAAAACAACAGGGAGGGGTGGGAGAGAGCGGAGGGTGAACAAGTGGTTATGCAAATGGCTGTCATAAAAATGGAGCAGACTGAAGGATGGGAAGCGTTTACATTTGGTGCTTTGAATGCTGAGCTGTGGATGCTGCTTGAATAACTGTGAACAAACAGTTAGATGTTCATTACAGTTATCCTAAGTGACCCTGGGGGTGTGAGCGGCACTGAATCTCAACAATACGTGAGACCTtgacaaagtgattaaatggCATTACTGTTGGTTTTGTTGCCTGGACTTGGCAGAACCCACTGATCAGAAAATAGCTTGGCTGGctggatgacatcatcagtcACACATAGCGACAGTCCAGAGTGTGCTCTGCTCTGATTGCAAATCACCTCTCATTCCAGGACTACAGAGCAGGAACTAAATCAGACTCTCAGCTTGTATTAATAGTGACAAGTTAGAGACagcacccccctccctccccctggATCCCGCCCTCCCGCCCGGCTGTGGGTCGGGCCACCTGATTGGTCCAGGGGTCTCCATTTAAACTGTTGCTTATGTTTCCGTCCCATGTTTCAGGAGGCAGGTGAGTGACTGAAGCAGCCTGGACATGcagaagagggggagggagggtgggaggCCCTCAGACCCGAGCAGGGCCTATACAAGGCTGCATTCCTCTCCCTCCATTAGCTCCCCCTGCACACCCCTCAGCTCACACAACCAGAATGCTTTGCAACTGAAGACCAGTGAAGAGCAAAAAGCATtatgtcatgtcttttttttgagTGCGTTTTGATGTTGTG
Coding sequences:
- the LOC117826676 gene encoding CTD small phosphatase-like protein isoform X1; translated protein: MDHMSIITQVSNPKEEEIISFNQEKASQSNSSLKKQRSRSIFSTFFCCFRNYNVDPPANNTNTSSLPPPVEENGSPPKCDQVEVIPVPSPPAKYLLPEMIISDYGKKCVVIDLDETLVHSSFKPISNADFVVPVEIDGTVHQVYVLKRPHVDEFLQKMGELFECVLFTASLAKYADPVADLLDQWGVFRARLFRESCVFHRGNYVKDLSRLGRELSNVIIVDNSPASYIFHPENAVPVQSWFDDMNDTELLDLLPFFEGLSKEEEVYGVLQNLRGR
- the LOC117826676 gene encoding CTD small phosphatase-like protein isoform X2, which produces MDHMSIITQVSNPKEEEIISFNQEKASQSNSSLKKQRSRSIFSTFFCCFRNYNVDPPANNTNTSSLPPPVEENGSPPKPPAKYLLPEMIISDYGKKCVVIDLDETLVHSSFKPISNADFVVPVEIDGTVHQVYVLKRPHVDEFLQKMGELFECVLFTASLAKYADPVADLLDQWGVFRARLFRESCVFHRGNYVKDLSRLGRELSNVIIVDNSPASYIFHPENAVPVQSWFDDMNDTELLDLLPFFEGLSKEEEVYGVLQNLRGR